In Gordonia sp. SL306, the genomic window CGACGGACAGGGCCACGACGTCCTGGTGCGAGTGCACTCGGAGTGCCTGACCGGCGATGTCTTCGGGTCCCTGCGCTGCGACTGCGGCCCGCAACTCGATGCCGCCATGGAGATGGTGGCGGCGGAGGGACGTGGCGTCGTCCTGTACATGCGGGGTCACGAGGGACGTGGCATCGGGCTGCTCCACAAACTGCAGGCGTATCAGCTGCAGGATTCCGGATCGGACACCGTCGATGCGAATCTCCAGCTCGGCCTGCCCGCCGACTCCCGCGACTACGGGCTCGGTGCGCAGATCCTCGTGGACCTCGGCGTCAGCTCGATGCGCCTGCTCACGAACAATCCGGCCAAGCGGGTGGGTCTCGACGGGTACGGCCTGCAGATCGTCGATCGCGTGCCGATGCCGGTCAGGGCGAACTCGGAGAACCTGCGGTACCTGCGGACCAAGCGTGACCGGATGGGCCACGACCTGGTGGGTCTGGACGAGTGGGTGGAGAGCGACGGAGAGGCCGGGCCGGCGTGAGTGGACATGGTGAACCCACCCTGGACCTGGCAGACGCGAGCGCGGTTCGACTGGCGATCGTCTCATCCCAATGGCATGCCACGATCTGCACCGCGCTGCTCGACGGTGCCGTGCGCGCCGCCGCCGACCACGGCGTGACCGATCCCACGATCGTGAACGTGGCCGGCGCCATCGAGCTGCCGGTGATCGTGCAGGCGCTGGCCCGTAACCACGATGCGGTGGTGGCACTCGGTGTGGTGATCAAGGGCGAGACACCACATTTCGACTACGTCTGCGATGCGGTGACCGCCGGCCTGACACGGGTGTCGCTGGACGAGTCGACGCCCGTCGGTAACGGGGTGCTGACGACGCTGACCGAGGAGCAGGCACTGGCCCGGGCGGGTCTGCCCGACTCCAAGGAGGACAAGGGTGCCCAGGCGACGACGGCGGCCCTCGCCTCTGCGCTGACCCTGCGGGCGCTGGCCCTGGGCGAGCTCAGATGAGTGCCGGTACGACCGTGGAGTGGGACCTCGACTATCGGCCGCACCGGATGCCGCGTGTGGCGATCGTCGCGGCCGCGGTGGTCCTGGCCATCCACATCACCTTTGCCGCGCTGCTGACCATCTCGGACACCGGAGTGCACGTCGGGGGCGCCGATCAGTTCGGGCTCGCCCTGATCGGGCTGGTGGAGGCCGGTCTGATCCTGCTGTTCACGCAGCCGAGGCTTCGGGTCGGACCGGCAGGCGTGGCGATCCGCAACCTGCTCGGTGAGCGGGTGTTCGAATGGGACCGGGTGCGGGGGATGACCTACCCGGACAAGGGGTTCTCCGCGCGCCTGCTGCTCCCCGCCGACGAGCACGTACCCGTCCTCGCGGTGCAGGCCTGGGACTCCGACCGTGCGGTCGACGCGATGACCCGGTTCCGCGAGCTGGCGGAACAGTACCGTCCGTCGTCGGGCTAGGTCAGGGATCCACCCCGCCGACGCCCCTGCGACCGGTCGCCCTGCGGATCCCGTCGCAGGCCTCGACTAGCCTGGGTTCCGTGGCCGACCCGACAACGTACCGTCCCGCCGCGGGCACGATTCCCACCGAACCCGGGGTCTACAAGTTCCGCGACGCACACGGTCGGGTCATCTACGTCGGCAAGGCCAAGAACCTGCGCTCGCGACTCACCTCGTACTTCGCCGATCTCGTATCGCTGCACCCCCGGACCCGCCAGATGGTCACCACGGCGTCGTCGGTGGAGTGGACGGTGGTCGGCACCGAGGTCGAGGCGCTGCAACTCGAGTACAACTGGATCAAGGAATTCGATCCGAGGTTCAACGTCCGGTATCGAGACGACAAGAGTTACCCGGTGCTGGCCGTCACGCTCAACGAGGAGTATCCGCGGCTGTTCGTGTACCGCGGTCCCCGCCGGCGTGGGGTGCGATACTTCGGTCCGTATTCCCACGCCTGGGCGATTCGCGAGACCGTGGATCTGCTGACGCGGGTGTTCCCGGCGCGCACCTGTTCGACGGGGGTCTTCAAGCGCCACAGGCAGATCGACCGTCCCTGCCTGCTCGGCTACATCGACAAGTGCTCTGCACCGTGCGTCGAACGGGTCACCGCCGACGAACACCGCGCGATCGTGGACGACTTCTGCGAGTTCCTGGCCGGCCGCACGGACCAGATGATCCGCAAGCTCGAACGCGAGATGAGCTCGGCTGCAGAAGATCTCGATTTCGAGAAGGCGGCGAGGCTGCGCGACGACGTGGCGGCGATGCGGCGTGCGATGGAGAAGCAGGCGGTGGTTCTCGGCGACGGGACCGATGCGGACGTCGTCGCCATGGTCGGCGACGATCTGGAGGTCTCGGTCCAGGTGTTCCATGTCCGCGACGGCCGGGTCCGTGGTCAGCGTGGCTGGGTGGTGGAACGGTCGGACGACGACTCGATGGGCGAGCAGGTGGCGCAGTTCGTCACCCAGTTCTACGGCACGCAAGCCGATCTCGACGCCTCGGTTCAGATCGACGACGACCGGCTGCGTGGCGAGTCGATCCCGCGGGAGGTCCTCGTCCCCGAATTGCCCGACGAGCACGAGGATCTGCAGCAATGGTTGTCGGATCTGCGCGGCAGCAGGGTCGCGCTGCGCGTCCCGCAACGCGGCGACAAGAAGGCACTGTTCGAGACGGTCGGGCGGAATGCCTCGGAGGCGTTGGCACAGCACAAGTTACGACGCGCCGGTGACCTGACGACGCGTTCGGCGGCGCTCACCGAGCTGCAGGAGGGGCTCGGTCTGGACCAGGCCCCCTTGCGTATCGAGTGCATCGACATCTCGCATGTGCAGGGCACCGACGTGGTGGCGTCGCTGGTGGTGTTCGAGGACGGCCTACCGCGCAAATCGGACTATCGGCACTACTCGATCCGGGCCGCCGCAGGCGACGGCCGCTCCGACGACGTCGCGTCGATCGCCGAGGTCACCCGTCGCCGCTTTCTCCGGCACCGTCAGGACCAGGAGACCCCGGCGCAGCCCGCCGTGGACCCGGAATCGGGGCGCCCCCGAAAATTCGCCTACCCACCAAACCTTTTCGTGGTGGACGGCGGCGCGCCACAGGTGCACGCGGCGGCGGCGGTGCTCGATGAGCTGGGTGTGAACGACGTGGCAGTCGTCGGGTTGGCCAAACGGCTGGAAGAGGTATGGGTCCCGGGTGATGATGAACCGGTGATCCTGCCACGGACCAGTGAGGCCCTGTTCCTGCTGCAGCGGGTCCGGGACGAGGCACACCGATTCGCGATCACCTTCCATCGCAGCAAGCGCAGCAAGCGGATGACCGAGTCGGTGCTCGACGGGGTGCCCGGCCTTGGGCGGACCCGACGCACCGCTCTGGTGACCCATTTCGGTTCGGTCGCCCGTCTGCGGGAGGCGACCCTGGAGGACATCTCGGGGGTGCCCGGCATCGGCATGGGCACCGCCCGTGCGGTCCGGGCCGCGCTTGCGGACGAAGGGGCCTCGGCCGGCGCCACGACGACGAGTGATGCCGCGCCCACCGATGCCCCTGCAGCCGGTGCCACGACAGCCGACCGAGTGGAGGAGACGACGGGTGACTGACCCAACCGATGCGACCGGCGACGGCACGGCCATGGACGTGCGGTCCGAGCTGACGGTGTTGTTCGTGGCCGGGATGTCCGGGGCCGGACGATCGACCGCGGCGAACGTACTCGAGGACGACGGCTGGTATGTCGCCGACAACGTCCCCCCGACCCTGATCTCCACGATGATCGGGATGGTCCGGGAGAGCGATCCGGCGATCTCCCGGCTGGCGATGGTGATCCGCGCATCCGACGATGAGATCGGCGGTCAACTCGATCGACTGCGAAAGACGTTGGAGGCGTCCGGCGCACGTACGAAGGTCCTCTTCCTCGATGCGAGCGACCAGATCCTGGTCCGCCGGTTCGAGCAGGTCCGACGTCGACACCCCCTCCAGGGACGGGAGACGCTGATCGACGGCATCGCCCGCGAGCGGGTCATCCTCGCGCCCATCAAGAGTTCGGCCGACCTGGTGGTGGAGACGTCGGCGCTGACCGCCGCGAAACTACGCGAGGTCGTCGAAGGGGTGTACCCGGATGAGGCCGACAACCTGCTGAGTGTCGCGGTGCAGTCCTTCGGGTTCAAGTACGGGTTGCCGATCGACTCCGACCTCGTCGCAGATGCCCGCTTCCTGCCGAATCCGTACTGGGTCCCCGAGCTGCGGGAGCAGAACGGACGCGACGACGCCGTGCGCGACTACGTGCTCGGGCAGGACGGCGCCGGGCACTTCGTCGATCTCTACCTGGAGATCCTCGACATCGTGTCGGCCGGCTACCTGCGAGAAGGTAAGCGGTACATGACCATCAGTATCGGGTGCACAGGCGGGAAGCACCGGAGCGTCGCGATCTCCGAGGAGATCGGCGCCCGCCTACGGGCGCTGACGGATCGGACCGGTGCGCCGAGCTATGACGTGCGCGTCATCCATCGTGATCTGGGGCGCGAGTGAGCAGCGGGGGCAGTGCCGAGCCGGGCCGGATGCGGATCGTCGCACTGGGTGGCGGTCACGGTCTGTATGCGACCCTGACCGCGATGCGGTACCTCAGTCCGGACGTGACCGCCGTGGTCACCGTCGCCGACGACGGCGGATCGTCGGGCCGGTTGCGGGCCGAGTTGGGCGTCATCCCGCCGGGTGACCTGCGGATGGCGCTGTCGGCCTTGATGTCTGCGCCTGCCGCCTTGGCCGACCGAGCGGGCCGACCGGGCCGGCTCGATCCGGCCGGGCACGAGTTGTGGACCAACACCTTCCAGCATCGGTTCGGCGGCTACGGAGCTCTCGCCGGTCACCCGATCGGCAATCTGCTGTTGGCCGGTCTGACCGAGGTGACCGGTAGTCCCGTGGCGGCGCTCGACGAGCTGATCGACGTGTTCGACGTCGACGGCCGCGTGCTGCCGATGTCGACGGTCCCGCTCGAGATAGAGGCCGACGTCTCGGGTCTGGAGAGCGACCCACGGATCAGCCGCTGCATCCGTGGGCAGGTGGCGGTGGCGACCACACCGGGAAAGGTGCGGCGGGTCCGACTGCTACCGGCCGAGCCGCCGGCGTGTGCGGAGGCGGTCGAGGCGATCCGAGCCGCCGACGTGGTGGTACTCGGTCCCGGGTCCTGGTTCTCGAGCGTGATCCCGCACGTCCTCGTACCCGACCAACTGAATGCGTTGCGGCAGACCGCTGCCCGCAAGATATTGTTCGTCAACCTCGCGCCGGAACCAGGGGAGACGACCGGTTTCTCCGTCGAACGGCATCTGCACGTGCTGCATGCGCACGCCGATGTGTTCCGGGTCGACGACGTGATCGTCGACGCCGCATCGGTGCCGGCCGGCCGTGAGCGGGATCACCTGGTTCGGGCCGCTGCGTCGTTCGGCGCACAGCTCCACGTCGGCGACCTCGCCGTTCCCGGTCGGCACGTCCATGACCCCGAGAAAGTTGCCACCCTGGTGAACGAACTGTGCGAAGGTGAATTGGGTCGATAAGCTGTCCGGGCGCAAGAATCTCCAATCGTGACCACCGATGACGGCGACGTGTCGGTGAGACGTCAGGAGTACGAGGTCGATCACTGTGCGACCGGATCCGGGGCGAGCACCCGGCGACCGGCGATCCGCATGCAGTGGCGCGGACGCGACCGGAGCACGGCTCTCGGCGGGACCACGGCGCGACCCGGGACAGGAGGACCGTGACAGGAGGGCAGGGACCGGTGGCGATGACCGCGGCGGTGAAGGATGAGCTTTCGCGACTGACCGTGACCCAGATGAGTGCACGCAAGGCCGAGGTGTCGGCCTTGTTGCGATTCGCGGGAGGCCTGCACATCGTGGCGGGCCGGGTGGTGGTGGAGGCCGAGGTGGATCTCGGCAACGTCGCCCGCCGCCTTCGCCGGGAGATCTTCGACCTCTACGGCTACGGCTCTGACGTCCACGTGCTACGCAGTGGCGGCATCCGCAAGGGCGCGCGCTACATCGTCCGCGTGACCAAGGACGGCGAGGGTCTCGCGCGGCAGACCGGCCTGCTGGATCTGCGCGGACGCCCGGTTCGGGGACTCCCTGCCCAGGTCGTCGGCGGAAGTGTCGCGGATTCGGAAGCCGCCTGGCGCGGTGCGTTTCTCGCCCACGGTTCGCTCACCGAACCCGGACGATCGTCGGCGCTCGAGGTCAGCTGCCCGGGGCCGGAGGCCGCGCTGGCGCTGGTCGGGGCGGCCCGGCGGCTCGGGGTGTCGGCCAAGGCACGTGAGGTGCGTGGGGCCGATCGCGTCGTCATCCGCGACGGTGAGGCCATCGGCGCGCTGCTCACCCGGATGGGTGCCCACGACACGCGGCTGGTGTGGGAGGAGCGTCGGATGCGACGCGAGGTCCGTGCCACCGCAAACAGATTGGCCAACTTCGACGACGCCAACCTCCGGCGTTCGGCGCGTGCCGCCGTCGCGGCGGCGGCACGGGTGGAACGTGCGCTGGACATCCTCGGCGACGAGGTCCCCGACCATCTGATCGCAGCCGGGCAATTGCGCATCACCCACCGTCAGGCCTCACTGGAAGAACTCGGTCAGCTCGCAGAACCACCGATGACCAAAGACGCGGTGGCCGGACGGATCCGTCGTCTGCTGTCGATGGCGGACAAGAAGGCGCGCACCGACGGGATCCCGGACACCGAATCGGCGGTGACGTCCGACCTCCTCGACGAAGCGTGAGGCGGGCGGGCCAATCAACCCCTTAGGTCACCCATCGTGTGGTGTCCTACTAGGCTGAGGTGTGCCGTGGGTACGTTCACCTTCGCCAACACCGACCGCGACCCCGGCCGCAGGGCTCGATGATGAACACCGCTAAGGAGCACAACAGTGACTGTACGGGTAGGCGTCAACGGATTCGGCCGGATCGGCCGCAACTTCTTCCGCGCCATAGAAGCACAGAAGGCTTTGGGAACCACCGACATCGAGATCGTCGCGGTCAATGACCTGACCGACAACGCGACTCTCGCGCACCTGCTCAAGTTCGACTCGATCCTCGGGCGTTTCCCCGAGGAGGTCAGCGTGGACGGCGACTACATCGTCGTCGGAGACAAGCGCATCAAGGCGCTCGAGGTCAAAGAAGGACCCGCCGCCCTCCCGTGGGGTGACCTGGGCGTCGACGTCGTCGTCGAATCAACCGGTATCTTCACCGCCCGCGCGAAGGCGCAGGGCCACCTGGACGCGGGTGCCAAGAAGGTCATCATCTCGGCGCCCGCCAGCGACGAGGACATCACCATCGTCATGGGCGTCAACGACGACAAGTACGACGGCAGCCAGAACATCATCTCGAACGCGTCGTGCACCACGAACTGCCTCGGGCCGTTCGCGAAGGTCCTCAACGACGAGTTCGGCATCGTATCCGGTCTGATGACCACCGTGCACGCCTACACCCAGGACCAGAACCTGCAGGACGGTCCGCACAAGGACCTGCGTCGCGCCCGCGCCGCCGCGATCAACGTGGTCCCCACGTCGACCGGCGCGGCCAAGGCGATCTCGTTGGTCATCCCGGAACTGAAGGGCAAGCTCGACGGCTACGCGCTCCGGGTGCCGATCCCCACCGGCTCGGTCACCGACCTCACCGCGGTCCTCGAGAAGTCCCCGAGTGCCGACGAGGTCAACGCGGCCATGAAGGCTGCCGCCGAGGGCCCGCTCAAGGGCATCCTCAAGTACTACGACGCGCCGATCGTGTCGAGTGACATCGTCACCGACCCGCACTCGTCGCTGTTCGACGCCGGACTCACCAAAGTCATCGGCAACCAGGTCAAGGCCGTCTCCTGGTACGACAACGAGTGGGGCTACTCGAACCGTCTCGTCGACCTCACCGGCCTGGTCGGCAAGTCGCTCTAGTACCTGACCCTCGACAACTCTGGAGCAACGCTGCCATGGGCGTACCCACGCTGAAAGACCTTTTGGAAGAAGGCGTTTCGGGTCGGGGAGTGCTGGTCCGATCGGATTTCAACGTCCCCCTCGACGGGACGACGATCACCGATCCGGGCCGCATCCTGGCCTCACTGCCGACCCTGTCGGCACTGGTCGACGCAGGCGCCAAGGTGATCATCACCGCGCACCTGGGCCGGCCCAAGGGCGAACCCGACCCGAAGTACTCGCTCGCGCCGGTGGCCGAGCGGCTCGGTGCCGAACTCGGACGCAATGTCCAGCTCGCCGGCGATGTGGTCGGTACCGACGCATTGGCCCGCGCCGAAGGGTTGACCGACGGTGACGTCCTGTTGCTGGAGAACGTGCGGTTCGACCCGCGCGAGACCTCCAAGGACGACGCCGAACGGGAATCGCTGGCCAAGGCCCTCGTGGAGCTGGTCGGCGACGACGGTGCATTCGTCTCGGACGGCTTCGGGGTGGTGCACCGCGAGCAGGCCTCGGTGTACGACGTGGCCAAGCTGCTCCCGCACTATGCCGGGAAGCTCGTCGAGGCCGAGGTCGAGGTGTTGTCGAAACTCACCCACGAGGTCGCTCGTCCGTACGCCGTCGTCCTCGGTGGATCGAAGGTCTCGGACAAGCTGGGCGTGATCGAGGCGCTCGCGCCCAAGGTAGACACCCTGGTGATCGGCGGCGGCATGGCATTCACCTTCCTTGCCGCGCAAGGACATCCGGTGGGTACGTCGTTGCTCCAAGAAGATCAGATCGGTGTCTGCAAGGACCTGTTGGACCGGTTCGGTGACGTGATCCGGCTGCCGGTCGACGTGGTGGTGGCCGACAAGTTCGCCGCCGACGCAGAGTCGAAGACGGTTCCGGTCGAGGAGATCCCCGACGGGTGGATGGGCCTGGACATCGGTCCGGAATCGGTCAAGCGGTTCGCCGCGGTGCTCTCCGGTGCCGAGACGGTGTTCTGGAACGGGCCGTCGGGCGTCTTCGAGTTCGAGAAGTTCGCGGCAGGCACGCGGGGCGTCGCGGAGGCCATCGCCGCCACCACCAAGGGCGGGGCATTCACCGTCGTCGGCGGTGGCGACTCGGCCGCCGCGGTACGGACCCTCGGTCTGCCGGACAGCGATTTCTCGCACATCTCGACCGGCGGCGGAGCGTCGTTGGAATACCTGGAGGGCAAGGAACTGCCCGGCCTGAAGGTCTTGGAGAATTGATGGCGGCCAAACGCAAACCGTTGATCGCGGGCAACTGGAAGATGAACCTGAATCATCTCGAGGCGATCGCGCTGGTGCAGAAGATCGCCTTCGCCCTGCCGGCGAAGTACTTCGACAAGGTCGACGTGACGGTCATCCCGCCGTTCACCGACATCCGTAGTGTGCAGACCGTGGTGGACGGCGACAAACTGC contains:
- the ribH gene encoding 6,7-dimethyl-8-ribityllumazine synthase, which translates into the protein MSGHGEPTLDLADASAVRLAIVSSQWHATICTALLDGAVRAAADHGVTDPTIVNVAGAIELPVIVQALARNHDAVVALGVVIKGETPHFDYVCDAVTAGLTRVSLDESTPVGNGVLTTLTEEQALARAGLPDSKEDKGAQATTAALASALTLRALALGELR
- a CDS encoding PH domain-containing protein, whose translation is MSAGTTVEWDLDYRPHRMPRVAIVAAAVVLAIHITFAALLTISDTGVHVGGADQFGLALIGLVEAGLILLFTQPRLRVGPAGVAIRNLLGERVFEWDRVRGMTYPDKGFSARLLLPADEHVPVLAVQAWDSDRAVDAMTRFRELAEQYRPSSG
- the uvrC gene encoding excinuclease ABC subunit UvrC, with protein sequence MADPTTYRPAAGTIPTEPGVYKFRDAHGRVIYVGKAKNLRSRLTSYFADLVSLHPRTRQMVTTASSVEWTVVGTEVEALQLEYNWIKEFDPRFNVRYRDDKSYPVLAVTLNEEYPRLFVYRGPRRRGVRYFGPYSHAWAIRETVDLLTRVFPARTCSTGVFKRHRQIDRPCLLGYIDKCSAPCVERVTADEHRAIVDDFCEFLAGRTDQMIRKLEREMSSAAEDLDFEKAARLRDDVAAMRRAMEKQAVVLGDGTDADVVAMVGDDLEVSVQVFHVRDGRVRGQRGWVVERSDDDSMGEQVAQFVTQFYGTQADLDASVQIDDDRLRGESIPREVLVPELPDEHEDLQQWLSDLRGSRVALRVPQRGDKKALFETVGRNASEALAQHKLRRAGDLTTRSAALTELQEGLGLDQAPLRIECIDISHVQGTDVVASLVVFEDGLPRKSDYRHYSIRAAAGDGRSDDVASIAEVTRRRFLRHRQDQETPAQPAVDPESGRPRKFAYPPNLFVVDGGAPQVHAAAAVLDELGVNDVAVVGLAKRLEEVWVPGDDEPVILPRTSEALFLLQRVRDEAHRFAITFHRSKRSKRMTESVLDGVPGLGRTRRTALVTHFGSVARLREATLEDISGVPGIGMGTARAVRAALADEGASAGATTTSDAAPTDAPAAGATTADRVEETTGD
- the rapZ gene encoding RNase adapter RapZ, yielding MDVRSELTVLFVAGMSGAGRSTAANVLEDDGWYVADNVPPTLISTMIGMVRESDPAISRLAMVIRASDDEIGGQLDRLRKTLEASGARTKVLFLDASDQILVRRFEQVRRRHPLQGRETLIDGIARERVILAPIKSSADLVVETSALTAAKLREVVEGVYPDEADNLLSVAVQSFGFKYGLPIDSDLVADARFLPNPYWVPELREQNGRDDAVRDYVLGQDGAGHFVDLYLEILDIVSAGYLREGKRYMTISIGCTGGKHRSVAISEEIGARLRALTDRTGAPSYDVRVIHRDLGRE
- a CDS encoding gluconeogenesis factor YvcK family protein, encoding MRIVALGGGHGLYATLTAMRYLSPDVTAVVTVADDGGSSGRLRAELGVIPPGDLRMALSALMSAPAALADRAGRPGRLDPAGHELWTNTFQHRFGGYGALAGHPIGNLLLAGLTEVTGSPVAALDELIDVFDVDGRVLPMSTVPLEIEADVSGLESDPRISRCIRGQVAVATTPGKVRRVRLLPAEPPACAEAVEAIRAADVVVLGPGSWFSSVIPHVLVPDQLNALRQTAARKILFVNLAPEPGETTGFSVERHLHVLHAHADVFRVDDVIVDAASVPAGRERDHLVRAAASFGAQLHVGDLAVPGRHVHDPEKVATLVNELCEGELGR
- the whiA gene encoding DNA-binding protein WhiA; amino-acid sequence: MTAAVKDELSRLTVTQMSARKAEVSALLRFAGGLHIVAGRVVVEAEVDLGNVARRLRREIFDLYGYGSDVHVLRSGGIRKGARYIVRVTKDGEGLARQTGLLDLRGRPVRGLPAQVVGGSVADSEAAWRGAFLAHGSLTEPGRSSALEVSCPGPEAALALVGAARRLGVSAKAREVRGADRVVIRDGEAIGALLTRMGAHDTRLVWEERRMRREVRATANRLANFDDANLRRSARAAVAAAARVERALDILGDEVPDHLIAAGQLRITHRQASLEELGQLAEPPMTKDAVAGRIRRLLSMADKKARTDGIPDTESAVTSDLLDEA
- the gap gene encoding type I glyceraldehyde-3-phosphate dehydrogenase — its product is MTVRVGVNGFGRIGRNFFRAIEAQKALGTTDIEIVAVNDLTDNATLAHLLKFDSILGRFPEEVSVDGDYIVVGDKRIKALEVKEGPAALPWGDLGVDVVVESTGIFTARAKAQGHLDAGAKKVIISAPASDEDITIVMGVNDDKYDGSQNIISNASCTTNCLGPFAKVLNDEFGIVSGLMTTVHAYTQDQNLQDGPHKDLRRARAAAINVVPTSTGAAKAISLVIPELKGKLDGYALRVPIPTGSVTDLTAVLEKSPSADEVNAAMKAAAEGPLKGILKYYDAPIVSSDIVTDPHSSLFDAGLTKVIGNQVKAVSWYDNEWGYSNRLVDLTGLVGKSL
- a CDS encoding phosphoglycerate kinase, translating into MGVPTLKDLLEEGVSGRGVLVRSDFNVPLDGTTITDPGRILASLPTLSALVDAGAKVIITAHLGRPKGEPDPKYSLAPVAERLGAELGRNVQLAGDVVGTDALARAEGLTDGDVLLLENVRFDPRETSKDDAERESLAKALVELVGDDGAFVSDGFGVVHREQASVYDVAKLLPHYAGKLVEAEVEVLSKLTHEVARPYAVVLGGSKVSDKLGVIEALAPKVDTLVIGGGMAFTFLAAQGHPVGTSLLQEDQIGVCKDLLDRFGDVIRLPVDVVVADKFAADAESKTVPVEEIPDGWMGLDIGPESVKRFAAVLSGAETVFWNGPSGVFEFEKFAAGTRGVAEAIAATTKGGAFTVVGGGDSAAAVRTLGLPDSDFSHISTGGGASLEYLEGKELPGLKVLEN